CCTGGACGGCGTGGCGGACGAACGCCGACCCCGTGAAGTCCGGCGGTGCGGGGTAGGTGATGCGGCCGGGGTTCTCCTGGGCGTACGCGAGGAGGTCCTCGAAGCTCCGCGGCGGGTCGGGGGTGCGTTCCTCGTCGTAGGCGTACACGAAGGCGGCGCGGCTCCACGGTGACTCCTGACCGTCGACCGGCACGCCGAAGTCCTCGGCGATGATCGGGTCGTCCCAGTCCACGTAGCGGGCGTTCGGCAGGTCACGCGCCCAGTCCTCGAGCCACAGACCGGCCTCCTTGCCCTGGGCGAAGTTCTCGCCGTTGATCCAGATGAGGTCGACGCTGCCACCCTCGTCCCTGCCGGCACGCTTCTCGGCAACCACCCGCTGCACGGCGTCGGCGGTGTCGTCGACGGGCACACGCTGAAGCGTGACACGCAGCTCCTGGGCGGCCGGCACGACGTGCTCGTCGATGTAGCGGTTGACCCGCTCGTCGCCGCCGAAGAGCCACCACCGCACGGTCTGTCCTTCCGCCTCTTTCAGGGTGCGTTCCCAGTCGCGACCAGTCGTCGCGGTGGGCGTGGGGGCGGCGGCGGGCGCCGTCGGCGTCGGTTCCCCTCCCCCGCAGGCGGTGAGCAGAACGGCGGCGAGGACCACCGGGATGCAA
The Actinomycetota bacterium DNA segment above includes these coding regions:
- a CDS encoding ABC transporter substrate-binding protein; protein product: MVLAAVLLTACGGGEPTPTAPAAAPTPTATTGRDWERTLKEAEGQTVRWWLFGGDERVNRYIDEHVVPAAQELRVTLQRVPVDDTADAVQRVVAEKRAGRDEGGSVDLIWINGENFAQGKEAGLWLEDWARDLPNARYVDWDDPIIAEDFGVPVDGQESPWSRAAFVYAYDEERTPDPPRSFEDLLAYAQENPGRITYPAPPDFTGSAFVRHAVQ